The Schaalia dentiphila ATCC 17982 sequence ATCGCCCCGGACCTGCCCGAGGACGGGACCTTCCTGGACCTGGGCTGCGGGTGGGGGCCGATCGCAACGATCATGTCGTTGGAGTCCCCGAATGCCGACGTGTGGGCGGTGGACGTGAACTCTCGCGCGGTGGATCTGACGCAGCGCAACGCCCAGTCCAACGGGGCGAAGGGGGTGCGCGCACTCAAGGCGGAGGAGGCGCTGACCTCGTCTCAGGAGTCTGATACCCGATTCGACGTCATCTGGTCGAACCCGCCCGTGCGCGTCGGCAAGGACGCAATGCACGAGATGCTGCTGGCATGGCTGGGCAGGCTCATCCCCACCGGCGTCGCCTATCTCGTCGTCCAGCGCAACCTGGGCGCGGATTCACTGATCACGTGGCTGAACGGCCAGGGCTTCCAGGCCTCGAAGTACGCGTCCAAGAAGGGCTTCCGCATCATCGAGGTCCGCCCCGCCTGACGCCCGCCTCTTTCTCGACGAGGCCGGGGCCTCGTCGCGCTCTCCGGCACCGTTTTCTGGGGGGCCGGGCTCAGGGCAGGTGGATCTCCGCAACTCGGGTCGCGTGGCCGGTGAGGAACACCGAGGCATCCGTGATCTGGGGGCTCTCCCCCGACCAATCGATGACGCCGTCGAGGCCAACGATGACCGTTCCGCCCGGAATGTCGACGACCCACTGGGTGGGCGCACCGGGGCCGCGACGCAGGGCCGTGGCGATGGCCGCCGCGCAGCACCCGGTTCCGCATGCCTGGGTCTCCCCTACGCCTCGTTCCAGCACGCGCATCACGATGTGCCCGCGCTCCCCACCCGGCTCGGTCAGGTCAACGACCAGCTCGAGGTTCGTCCCCGCCTGGGGCGCCGGATCATAGGAGGGACGCTGGGCCTGCTGGATCTGCGAGACGTCAACGGTGGGCAGGAATACGCCGCGCAAGGTCTCCTCGTCGGCAAGCTCGACGACTGTGTGCGGGTTGGGCATGTCCACCCAGATACCGCCCAGGACCGCGTCAATACCGGGAACTCGCACGTCGATCGTCTCGCGCGCCGGAGAGGCCGCCGGCCCCATGTCGACACGGTAGCTCGCCCCCTGCCCCTCGTCCTCGGATTCGGGGGTCACGCGCTTGATGCCGCCGCGCGTGGCCACGTCCAGCGTCTGCCCAACCGGCAGATCCACGAGGCCCTCGCGCCGCAGGTGATCGACGAAGACGCGCACGCCATTACCGCACATCTCCGCCTTCGAGCCGTCCGCGTTGCGGTAGTCCATGAACCACAGGCCGTCGCGTTCAACGGCCCGGATAAAGCCATCCGCGCCGATTCCGAAGGCCGGCGAGCACAGCGTCGCAACCTCGACCTCGCTGGGGTCGTAGTCGTCGTATTGGTCCGTGGCGACGACGAACGAATTACCGGCACCGTGGGCCTTGACGACGCGGGCGTGGGCAGGCAGCTGCGTGTTCATCATGGCTCCACCGTAACCCCCGACTCCAGGGCGCGCAGCCCCGCCCGCGTTACAAGCGTCGCAGGGAGGCCTCTGCCTCGCGCTGCGTCAGCTCCACGACGTGGCGCGCCACGGCCTCGTTCGAGTCGAAATTCTCCACGTCCAACCAGTGCACGCGCGGGTCCGGCCGCAGCCACTTGACCTGGCGGCGCGCCAGCTGACGCGTGGCCAGTGCGATAGATTCCACGGCCTCGTCCTCGCTCATCTGTCCGTCGATGACCGCGAGCGCCTGGGCGTATCCCGTGGCGCGGGAGGCGGTTTTCGCCTCGCGTAGGCCCACATCGATGAGGGCACGTACTTCCTCGATGAGTCCTCCGTCCATCATGGCGCGGGTACGCACCGCAATGCGCTCATCCAGCTCCTCCATCGGGCGGCGCAGCGCCACCATGAGCGAGGGTGCCACGAACTCGTGGCGGGGCATGGACGCCGAATAGGGGCGCCCGGTCAGCTCGATGACTTCGAGGGCGCGGATGATCCGGCGGGCGTTGTGCGGGTCGATGCGCTCGGCCGAGACCGGGTCGAGCTGGGTCAGGCGATCGTGCAGGCCGCGCGAGCCCATCGGCCCCTCTGCTTCTTCTTCGAGGCGGGCGCGCACGGCCGGGTCCGTGCCCGGGAACTCGATGACATCCAGGAGGGCACGCTGATAGAGGCCGGAGCCTCCCGCGACCACCGCGACGCCTTCGCGCTCGTGAATGCCCGCCACGTCGGCTCGCGCGTGCTTCTGGTAGGCGGCCACCGAGGCCTCGTCGCGAACCTCGAGCACGTCAATCTGGTGATGGGCGATCCCGCGGCGCTCCTCCACCGGGGTCTTCGCCGTCCCCACGTCCATGCCGCGATAGAGCTGCAGGGCGTCCGCGGAAACAATCTCGCCCGCGCCGCTCGCGCCCAGCGCACCCGGAAGCACGCAGGCCAGCTCCAGGGCCAGATCCGACTTGCCCGAGGCCGTGGGCCCCACAACCGCGCACAGGACGTCCGACGCGCGCCTCACCGATGTCTCCATGGCCACCAGTGTACGGGTGCCTCCCGCAGATACCACCCAACAACGGCTAGGCTTAAGACCATGAGCACAACTGACACTCTCCCGGTCACCCTCGACCGGATCACCCAAGCGGTCGAGGCCGTGGGGCTTATCCCCTTCGTGTCCAGCACCGGCCAGGTCGCGGCCATCCTGCCGAACCGCACCATCCGCATCGCTGTCCCCAAGGGCCACCCCGCCCAGGGCGTCGCCGACTACCCGCGTTTCTTCGATCCCTCGCACGCCGATCAGATCGCCTCCGCGGTGCGTCGCCTCAACGCCTCCACCTACCTGCCGAAGGTCACCTCCGGCACGACCGAGACCGGCGCGATCGCCCTGCACCTGCAGCACACCTTCAACTGGGTCGTGGGTGCGACGGACGACCAGGTCGCTGCCGAGGTCTCCCAGTTCATCATGGCCGCAGTCGCCATGATGAACCAGCTCGACATCATGTTCCCCGACCAGTGGACCAAGGAGGGCACCAATGCCTGAGTGGAAGAGCTTTACCTTCGGCGAGGGCGGCGAGGCCGTTCCCGAGGCCACGCCCGCCCCCTCCCCCGCGATGGAGGCCGACGAGTACGCCGCCAAGTGGGGCACTGAGGTCGCCGAGGTGAGCATCGCTCGCATCGAGAACGTCCTCGAAGGCGACGGACTGCCGCACGGGTCGAGCGAGTTCATCGCCGTCACCCAGCTGGAGGACGTGCGTTTCCAGATTCACCGCGAGCCGGTCGACGCCCCCTGGCTGCAGATCGAGACCCGCATCGAACCCGAGGGCGAGGGCCACACCGAGCTGTCCCTCCAGGCGGTCGCCAACCGCTGGAACACCGAACACCTGCAGCCCACCGTCATCCCGATCGAAGACGAAGGCAAGTGGGTCCTGGTAGCCGCCTCGCGTTTCTTCGTGGGCGAGGGCCTCTCTGACCGCCAGATTCACGCGATGCTGCGCCGCGGCCTCATCATCGGCCTGTCGGCGGCTCAGGAACTGCCCGGCCTGCTGGCAGAGTCTGCCCAGTAACGCCAGCCGTACATCCAACGAATAGTGCCCCGTTCCTCCGTTGGGAGGAGCGGGGCACTCTCGGTGGAGTGTGCGCCGACTACATGCGAAGGCGCGGCGCGTACCGCGTACGCGGGGAGGCCACGGGTCGCATAGGGGGGCTCGAATCGACCCGCACTACCGAGAGTGCTCCCGCATGTCGATCGCCTCGTCGTCGTGACGATCGCCATGACACAAAAGTAACGCAGGAGTCGTGCGTCACATGCGCATTTCAATGAGACATTTTCTCGCTTGTCACTGAGACAAACGATCAAACGTGCAGCGCTCATCGCGCGCGGCACCTCTGCAGATGTGAGCCTCCCCGGGCCACTGCCCGAGGAGGCTCACATCAGTGCAGATCAGGGTCAGCTCGGGGCTCCCACGCGCAGCGTGGGGATACCCAGCGACACAGTGTTGTCGGGTTCGTCCGAGGCCTGACGGGCCTCCCACGCGTCACCGGCGCGCGTGCGGCGCACCTCGAACAGGCCACCCTGCGTGCCCGAGTCGGCGATCAGGTGGTGCGGCGCGCCGTAGGTGACGGTCGCGCGGATCATGTCGCCCGGGCGCGGACGATCCGCCTCGGCCATCCCCTCGGGGAGGGCGACGTGCACGAGACGGTTGTCGCGGGCGCGTCCCGAAATACGGTGCGTGGCGCCATCCTTGCGGCCATCACCCTCGGAGACAAGGACCTCGACCTCGGTCCCCGCCAGCGCGGCGTTATCCTCGGCGCAGATGCGCTCCTGAAGCTTGATAAGGCGCTGGTAGCGTTCGAGCGCCACATCGTCGGGCACCTGGTCCTCGCGGTCCGCGGCGGGCGTACCCGGGCGCGGAGAGTACAGGAACGTAAAGGCGGAGGAGAAACGAGCCTGCTCGACGACTTCGAGGGTCGCCTGGAAGTCCTCCTCAGTCTCTCCCGGGAAGCCAACGATGATGTCGGTGGTAATCGCAGCCTCCGGAATAGCCGCGCGCACGCGCTCCAGGATGCCCATGAAACGCTCACGACGGTAGGAGCGGCGCATCTGACGCAGGATCGCGTCCGACCCGGACTGCAGGGGCATGTGCAGGCTCGGCATGACCGTGGGGGTCTGCGCCATAGCGGCGATCACGTCATCCGTGAAGGCTGCGGGGTGGGGCGATGTGAAGCGCACGCGCTCGATGCCCTCGACGCGCCCGACGGCGCGCAGCAGGTCGGCGAACGCGCCGCGTTCACCGAAGCCGACGCCGTAGGAGTTGACGTTCTGACCCAGCAGGGTCACCTCAATGGCGCCCTGCGAGGCGACGGCCTCCACCTCGGCGAGAATGTCGCCGGGGCGGCGGTCGCGTTCCTTGCCACGCAGGTGCGGGACGATGCAGAACGTGCAGGTGTTGTTGCACCCCACGGAGATCGACACCCATGCTGCGTACGCGCTCTCGCGATGGGTAGGCAGGGTCGAAGGAAAGACCTTGAGGGATTCCTCGATCTCGACGGCGGCCGCGCGGTTATGCTCGGCACGGCGCAGGAGCGCCGGAAGCACGTCGATGTTGTGCGTGCCGAAGACGGCATCCACCCACGGAGCCTTCTCAACGATACCGTCACGCATCTGCTGGGCAAGACAGCCACCGACCGCAATCTGCATCCCGGGACGCGCACGCTTGACGGAAGCGAGCTGGCCGAGGTTACCGAAGAGGCGGGTCGCCGCGTTCTCACGGACGGAGCAGGTGTTGATGACGATGACGTCGGCACCCATGTCACCGGCGTCGGTCGCACGGGCGGCAGCCTCGGGGACCTGCTCAACGGGGACGAGGCCGGCCTGCTCCAGCAGACCCGCCATTCGTTCGGAGTCGTGTTCATTCATCTGGCAGCCGAGCGTGCGCACCGCGTAGGTGCGGGGCAGCGTGGTGCCGTCCTGCGTCATCGTATTCATCGCAGTGAAGTCTAGTCGCCCACCTGCGCACCGGCGAAGTCGAGCACGTCACGCACCAGGGCGATAGCAGCGTCGATCGCGCCCGCGCGCACCGCCGCGCGCTCACCGTCGAGATGCAGGAGGCGGTGCTCCTCCCCCGCCGGATGAGCGCAGGCGACGTGGACGGTTCCTGCGGGGAAACCGTCAGCGGGCCCCGGTCCCGCGACACCGGTCGTCGATACACCGATGTCTGCGCGGAACAGCTCGCGCGCCCCTCGGGCCATCTGGCGAGCAACCTGTTCGTTCACCGGCCCCGTCGCCGCCAACTGGCTCTCCGAAACGCCCAGCACCGAAGCCTTGGTATCAACCGCGTAGGTGCACGCACCCCCGCGCACGACGTGAGAGGCGCCGGGTACGTCCACGAGGCGCGCGACGAGGCCACCTCCGGTTAGCGATTCCGCCGTCGCGATCGTCAGACCGCGCTGCGTCAGATCCGCTATCAGGTCGGCGAGCGCCTCATCGCTTACTGCAATCAGAGTCCCCACTGCCAGGCCTCCTCAGTACCGCTATCCTCGTCGCCCCACGTGTCGAGGGCGTCGCGCACAGCGGCAGACGCAACAGACGGCGAATACCCCTTGCGTGCGAGCATGGAACTCAGTCTACGGTAGGCAGTCTCGCGCGGGACACCCGCAAGGGAGCGACGTTTGCGAGCCACCAGCTGGGCCGCACGCTCCGCCTCGTCATCCCGATCGATCTGAGACAGGGCACGCTCGATCGTCAAAGAGTCCAGCCCCTTGCGCACGAGAACCTCGCGCAGTGCACGACCGGACGCTCCGGTCCCCAAAAAACGCGAGCGGACGAGCGCGTCCGCGTACGCCTGATCATCGACCAGACCAACGGCCTCAAGACGGTCGACGACCTCGACGGCGATCGTGGCGCTGAAGCCTCGCCCTTCGATCGCGCTGGTCAACTCCGAGCGAGAACACGCGCGCGCGTCGAGCTTACGCAGGGCAACCTCGCGCGCGGCCTCGATCGCCGCCGTGCCCGTCAGGGCCGCATTGCGTTCACGGGCACGCGCGAGCCTCTCGCCCGGAGAGGAACACCGGCGGCGCTCCTCCCCCAGCTCGGGATGATCTTCAGGATCCAGGTAGCGGACCACGACTCAGAATCCCGCGTCCTCATCAGGATCGATGTCGGGCACGTCCTGAGACGCCTGGTCCGGATCTGGGGTCTCGCCGATGCCCAGCGAGACGAGGATCTTCTGTTCGATCTCGTTAGCCAGCTCGGGGTTGTCCACGAGGAACTGACGCACGTTCTCCTTGCCCTGGCCCAGCTGGTCGTCCCCGTAGGTGAACCAGGAGCCGGACTTACGCACGATACCGGCCTCGACACCCATGTCGATGATCGAACCCTCGCGCGAAATGCCCTTACCGTAGACGATATCGAACTCAGCTTGCTTGAAGGGCGGAGCCATCTTGTTCTTGACGACCTTGGCGCGCGTGCGGTTACCGACGGGGGCACCGGCCTCCTTGAGGGTTTCAATACGGCGCACGTCGATGCGCACGGATGCGTAGAACTTCAGGGCCTTACCGCCCGTCGTGGTCTCCGGGGAGCCGAAGAAGACGCCGATCTTTTCGCGCAGCTGGTTGATAAAGATCGCGGTCGTGCCGGTCGCGGACAGGGCGCCCGTGATCTTACGCAGGGCCTGGCTCATCAGGCGGGCCTGCAGGCCGACGTGAGAGTCACCCATCTCACCTTCGATTTCCGCCTTGGGCACGAGCGCCGCGACAGAGTCGATGACGATGATGTCGATGCCGCCAGAGCGGATCAGCATGTCTGCAATCTCGAGGGCCTGCTCACCCGTATCGGGCTGGGAGACCAGGAGGGAGTCCGTGTCGACACCCAAGGCGCGCGCATAAACGGGGTCGAGAGCGTGCTCAGCGTCGATGAAGGCCGCGTTACCGCCGGCCTTCTGGGCGTTGGCGACGGCGTGCAGAGCGACCGTGGTCTTACCGGAGGACTCGGGGCCGTAGACCTCGATGACTCGTCCGCGCGGGAGGCCACCGATGCCGAGGGCGACGTCGAGAGCGAGGGAACCCGTGGGGATCACCTGAACGGGCGGGCGGTTGTCATCGCCCAGGCGCATGACGGAGCCCTTGCCGAACTGCTTATCAATCTGCGACAGGGCGACTTC is a genomic window containing:
- the dapF gene encoding diaminopimelate epimerase encodes the protein MMNTQLPAHARVVKAHGAGNSFVVATDQYDDYDPSEVEVATLCSPAFGIGADGFIRAVERDGLWFMDYRNADGSKAEMCGNGVRVFVDHLRREGLVDLPVGQTLDVATRGGIKRVTPESEDEGQGASYRVDMGPAASPARETIDVRVPGIDAVLGGIWVDMPNPHTVVELADEETLRGVFLPTVDVSQIQQAQRPSYDPAPQAGTNLELVVDLTEPGGERGHIVMRVLERGVGETQACGTGCCAAAIATALRRGPGAPTQWVVDIPGGTVIVGLDGVIDWSGESPQITDASVFLTGHATRVAEIHLP
- a CDS encoding regulatory protein RecX, translated to MVRYLDPEDHPELGEERRRCSSPGERLARARERNAALTGTAAIEAAREVALRKLDARACSRSELTSAIEGRGFSATIAVEVVDRLEAVGLVDDQAYADALVRSRFLGTGASGRALREVLVRKGLDSLTIERALSQIDRDDEAERAAQLVARKRRSLAGVPRETAYRRLSSMLARKGYSPSVASAAVRDALDTWGDEDSGTEEAWQWGL
- the miaA gene encoding tRNA (adenosine(37)-N6)-dimethylallyltransferase MiaA, whose translation is METSVRRASDVLCAVVGPTASGKSDLALELACVLPGALGASGAGEIVSADALQLYRGMDVGTAKTPVEERRGIAHHQIDVLEVRDEASVAAYQKHARADVAGIHEREGVAVVAGGSGLYQRALLDVIEFPGTDPAVRARLEEEAEGPMGSRGLHDRLTQLDPVSAERIDPHNARRIIRALEVIELTGRPYSASMPRHEFVAPSLMVALRRPMEELDERIAVRTRAMMDGGLIEEVRALIDVGLREAKTASRATGYAQALAVIDGQMSEDEAVESIALATRQLARRQVKWLRPDPRVHWLDVENFDSNEAVARHVVELTQREAEASLRRL
- the miaB gene encoding tRNA (N6-isopentenyl adenosine(37)-C2)-methylthiotransferase MiaB, which translates into the protein MNTMTQDGTTLPRTYAVRTLGCQMNEHDSERMAGLLEQAGLVPVEQVPEAAARATDAGDMGADVIVINTCSVRENAATRLFGNLGQLASVKRARPGMQIAVGGCLAQQMRDGIVEKAPWVDAVFGTHNIDVLPALLRRAEHNRAAAVEIEESLKVFPSTLPTHRESAYAAWVSISVGCNNTCTFCIVPHLRGKERDRRPGDILAEVEAVASQGAIEVTLLGQNVNSYGVGFGERGAFADLLRAVGRVEGIERVRFTSPHPAAFTDDVIAAMAQTPTVMPSLHMPLQSGSDAILRQMRRSYRRERFMGILERVRAAIPEAAITTDIIVGFPGETEEDFQATLEVVEQARFSSAFTFLYSPRPGTPAADREDQVPDDVALERYQRLIKLQERICAEDNAALAGTEVEVLVSEGDGRKDGATHRISGRARDNRLVHVALPEGMAEADRPRPGDMIRATVTYGAPHHLIADSGTQGGLFEVRRTRAGDAWEARQASDEPDNTVSLGIPTLRVGAPS
- the recA gene encoding recombinase RecA — encoded protein: MAARKAPAAKPATNDRNKALEVALSQIDKQFGKGSVMRLGDDNRPPVQVIPTGSLALDVALGIGGLPRGRVIEVYGPESSGKTTVALHAVANAQKAGGNAAFIDAEHALDPVYARALGVDTDSLLVSQPDTGEQALEIADMLIRSGGIDIIVIDSVAALVPKAEIEGEMGDSHVGLQARLMSQALRKITGALSATGTTAIFINQLREKIGVFFGSPETTTGGKALKFYASVRIDVRRIETLKEAGAPVGNRTRAKVVKNKMAPPFKQAEFDIVYGKGISREGSIIDMGVEAGIVRKSGSWFTYGDDQLGQGKENVRQFLVDNPELANEIEQKILVSLGIGETPDPDQASQDVPDIDPDEDAGF
- a CDS encoding YbjN domain-containing protein — protein: MSTTDTLPVTLDRITQAVEAVGLIPFVSSTGQVAAILPNRTIRIAVPKGHPAQGVADYPRFFDPSHADQIASAVRRLNASTYLPKVTSGTTETGAIALHLQHTFNWVVGATDDQVAAEVSQFIMAAVAMMNQLDIMFPDQWTKEGTNA
- a CDS encoding class I SAM-dependent methyltransferase encodes the protein MDEQYFTDSSPASAEEIRTIEVSARGFDLSMRVSSRVFSGSKLDLGTRQLLEIAPDLPEDGTFLDLGCGWGPIATIMSLESPNADVWAVDVNSRAVDLTQRNAQSNGAKGVRALKAEEALTSSQESDTRFDVIWSNPPVRVGKDAMHEMLLAWLGRLIPTGVAYLVVQRNLGADSLITWLNGQGFQASKYASKKGFRIIEVRPA
- a CDS encoding CinA family protein; this encodes MGTLIAVSDEALADLIADLTQRGLTIATAESLTGGGLVARLVDVPGASHVVRGGACTYAVDTKASVLGVSESQLAATGPVNEQVARQMARGARELFRADIGVSTTGVAGPGPADGFPAGTVHVACAHPAGEEHRLLHLDGERAAVRAGAIDAAIALVRDVLDFAGAQVGD